A stretch of Corallococcus macrosporus DNA encodes these proteins:
- a CDS encoding TolC family protein, translating to MRALPLTLSLCVLPVVAGAQAASPQAPATPPAVQQSLSASAASEGRVITLADAETAARQNQPTLRSAQANTDAARARVGQAFSGFLPQVSASASYTLGTSNRDVIQVVGGGTTGVVSNTTRRFSGSLSGNQLLYDFGKTTGRYAASKESAGAQENSQQQVLQDALRDVRAAYFNVLTQKALLGVARETLQSEEARLNQVNASVQVGSRPEIDLLQQRTAKANAQVALIRAQNAYATAKAQLNQTMGVESATDYTVQDVTVAAIAGEDEVLDALVKRALEARPDVAARERQILAQESQVKVTKAGHLPSLSLTGNASDVGENPFNDPTLSVQGGIQMSWALFQGGLVNAQTREANANLRDLQAQKDALRQQVRLQVEQARLNVVATREALTAADEAQVNARERLRLAEGRYRAGVGNIIEVSDAQVAFTNAAAQQVQATYDLATSRAELARALGTVELSTVASR from the coding sequence ATGCGCGCGCTTCCGTTGACGCTTTCGTTGTGCGTCCTGCCCGTGGTCGCGGGGGCCCAGGCGGCCTCTCCGCAGGCCCCGGCCACGCCCCCCGCCGTGCAGCAGTCCCTGTCCGCGTCCGCTGCCTCCGAGGGGCGCGTCATCACGCTGGCGGACGCGGAGACCGCGGCGCGCCAGAACCAGCCGACGCTGCGCTCGGCGCAGGCGAACACCGACGCGGCGCGGGCCCGGGTGGGTCAGGCCTTCTCCGGCTTCCTGCCGCAGGTGAGCGCCAGCGCCAGCTACACGCTGGGCACCAGCAACCGGGACGTCATCCAGGTGGTGGGCGGCGGCACCACGGGCGTGGTGTCCAACACCACGCGGCGCTTCAGCGGGAGCCTGTCCGGGAACCAGCTCCTCTACGACTTCGGCAAGACGACGGGCCGCTACGCCGCGTCGAAGGAGTCGGCGGGCGCGCAGGAGAACTCGCAGCAGCAGGTGCTCCAGGACGCGCTGCGCGACGTGCGTGCCGCGTACTTCAACGTCCTCACGCAGAAGGCCCTGCTGGGCGTGGCGCGGGAGACGCTCCAGAGCGAGGAGGCGCGGCTCAACCAGGTGAACGCGTCCGTGCAGGTGGGCTCGAGGCCGGAGATCGACCTGCTCCAGCAGCGCACCGCGAAGGCCAACGCGCAGGTGGCGCTCATCCGTGCGCAGAACGCGTATGCCACGGCGAAGGCCCAGCTCAACCAGACCATGGGCGTGGAGTCGGCCACCGACTACACCGTGCAGGACGTGACGGTGGCGGCCATCGCCGGTGAAGACGAGGTGCTGGACGCGCTGGTGAAGCGAGCGCTGGAGGCCCGTCCCGACGTCGCCGCGCGCGAGCGGCAGATCCTGGCGCAGGAGTCGCAGGTGAAGGTGACGAAGGCGGGCCACCTGCCCTCCTTGAGCCTCACGGGCAACGCGTCGGACGTGGGGGAGAACCCGTTCAACGACCCGACGCTGAGCGTGCAGGGTGGCATCCAGATGAGCTGGGCGCTGTTCCAGGGCGGGCTGGTGAACGCGCAGACGCGCGAGGCCAACGCCAACCTGCGCGACCTCCAGGCGCAGAAGGACGCGCTCCGGCAGCAGGTGCGGCTCCAGGTGGAGCAGGCGCGGCTCAACGTGGTGGCCACGCGCGAGGCGCTCACCGCCGCGGACGAGGCCCAGGTGAACGCCCGCGAGCGGCTGCGGCTGGCCGAAGGGCGCTACCGCGCGGGCGTGGGCAACATCATCGAGGTCAGCGACGCGCAGGTGGCCTTCACCAACGCCGCCGCCCAGCAGGTGCAGGCCACGTACGACCTGGCCACCTCCCGCGCGGAGCTGGCACGCGCCCTGGGCACGGTGGAGCTGAGCACCGTGGCCTCGCGGTAG
- a CDS encoding response regulator — protein sequence MAEQSRLATVLNVNDDEANRYLVNRILEMSGYHVLEAATGMAALLMAEEHRPDVIVLDVKLPDISGYEVCARLRANAATAAIAVMHTSATFVTPDKKVQGLEGGADAYLTQPYEPSELIATVRSLLRLRHAEQQARLRTDQLIEMDRRKDEFLAMLAHELRNPLAAIMTAIGILERKAPSDTKEARMHGIIQRQTHHLARLVDDLLDVSRITRGKVELRTEPVNLTESFQQLLSILRPRVESRGLKLEVHLPRTPLWLEGDATRLEQVFTNLVDNAAKYTDQGTVTVDLFQEGVDGSAQAVLRVRDTGIGIPPEKLPAMFELFAQADTSLERSRGGLGIGLTLVRTLVRMHGGSVDATSGGLGQGSEFVVRLPLLPEDRIPRKLGANVLDTRRARRILLVEDNSDARQSMRDLLELWGHQVAVAQDGVQGVALALEHAPELALVDIGLPGLDGYQVARTLRARVGQNLRLVALSGYGDPEAYQQALKAGFDVHLTKPVRPADLDRVLSNL from the coding sequence GTGGCTGAGCAATCGCGTCTGGCAACGGTCCTCAACGTCAACGACGACGAGGCCAACCGCTACCTGGTCAACCGCATCCTGGAGATGTCCGGCTACCACGTGCTGGAGGCGGCCACCGGCATGGCCGCCCTCCTCATGGCGGAGGAGCACCGCCCGGACGTCATCGTCCTGGACGTGAAGCTGCCGGACATCAGTGGCTATGAGGTCTGCGCGCGCCTGAGGGCCAACGCGGCCACGGCCGCCATCGCGGTGATGCACACGTCCGCGACGTTCGTCACGCCGGACAAGAAGGTGCAGGGCCTGGAGGGCGGCGCGGACGCGTACCTCACCCAGCCCTATGAGCCCTCGGAGCTCATCGCCACGGTGCGCTCGCTGTTGCGCCTGCGCCACGCGGAGCAGCAGGCCCGGCTGCGCACGGATCAGCTCATCGAGATGGACCGGCGCAAGGACGAGTTCCTGGCCATGCTGGCCCACGAGCTGCGCAACCCGCTGGCCGCCATCATGACGGCCATTGGCATCCTGGAGCGCAAGGCGCCCTCGGACACCAAGGAAGCGCGGATGCACGGCATCATCCAGCGCCAGACGCACCACCTGGCGCGGCTGGTGGACGACCTGCTGGACGTCAGCCGCATCACCCGGGGCAAGGTGGAGCTGCGCACGGAGCCGGTGAACCTGACGGAGAGCTTCCAGCAGCTGCTCTCCATCCTGCGCCCGCGCGTGGAGTCCCGGGGCCTGAAGCTGGAGGTCCACCTGCCGCGCACGCCGCTGTGGCTGGAGGGTGACGCCACGCGCCTGGAGCAGGTCTTCACCAACCTGGTGGACAACGCGGCCAAGTACACGGACCAGGGCACCGTCACCGTGGACCTCTTCCAGGAGGGCGTGGACGGCAGCGCGCAGGCGGTGCTGCGGGTGAGGGACACCGGCATCGGCATCCCGCCGGAGAAGCTGCCCGCCATGTTCGAACTGTTCGCCCAGGCGGACACGTCCCTGGAGCGCTCACGCGGGGGCCTGGGCATCGGCCTCACCCTGGTGCGCACGCTGGTGCGGATGCACGGCGGCAGCGTGGACGCCACCAGCGGGGGCCTGGGCCAGGGCAGCGAGTTCGTGGTGCGGCTGCCCCTGCTCCCCGAGGACCGCATCCCCCGGAAGCTGGGGGCCAACGTGCTGGACACGCGCAGGGCGCGGCGCATCCTCCTGGTGGAGGACAACTCGGACGCGCGCCAGTCCATGCGCGACCTCTTGGAGCTGTGGGGTCACCAGGTGGCGGTGGCGCAGGACGGCGTGCAGGGCGTGGCGCTGGCCCTGGAGCACGCGCCGGAGCTGGCGCTGGTGGACATTGGCCTGCCGGGGCTGGACGGCTACCAGGTGGCCCGGACGCTGCGCGCGCGCGTGGGGCAGAACCTGCGGCTGGTGGCGCTCAGCGGCTACGGCGACCCGGAGGCCTACCAGCAGGCCCTGAAGGCCGGGTTCGACGTGCACCTCACCAAGCCGGTGCGGCCCGCCGACCTGGATCGCGTCCTGTCGAACCTCTGA
- a CDS encoding helix-turn-helix transcriptional regulator, which yields MDKKLATTIGASARVARGRMELTQADVAERIDVATEVYGRLERGGMLPSVQTLLKLCHELHVSADELLGLAAQGAPPSRASEAPPPTPERPEVRRLLRSVRQLDPAQVKLLGLVANALQRR from the coding sequence ATGGACAAGAAACTCGCAACCACCATCGGCGCATCGGCACGGGTCGCCCGGGGCCGCATGGAGCTTACGCAGGCCGACGTCGCCGAGCGAATCGACGTGGCCACGGAAGTGTACGGCCGCCTTGAGCGCGGCGGCATGCTCCCCAGCGTCCAGACCCTGCTGAAGCTGTGCCACGAGCTGCACGTCTCCGCGGACGAGCTGCTGGGACTCGCGGCGCAGGGTGCGCCGCCGTCTCGCGCCAGCGAAGCCCCTCCGCCCACGCCGGAGCGTCCGGAAGTGCGCCGGCTCTTGCGCAGCGTGCGTCAGCTGGACCCCGCCCAGGTGAAGCTGCTGGGCCTGGTGGCCAACGCGCTCCAGCGGCGTTGA